One part of the Gemmatimonadaceae bacterium genome encodes these proteins:
- a CDS encoding NAD-dependent epimerase/dehydratase family protein — protein sequence MARALVIGGTLFMGRALVDLLLERGDDVVIMHRGHGTPFGPRVDEIRCDRNDIVAVRTALEGRQFDVVYDMVYDWQRGTTADQVSAAATAAAQGLARYVFTSSVAVYPPGGDHDEDAPLVPSDVPNPYAAHKADSERALFALHRDRAIPVTTLRPAFVYGENNPFEREAFFWDRLVAGRPILVPDDGRATMQWVYARDVARAAVLASASDAVLGCGVNLANYPPITQREFVEALGRAAGRAPKLVFVPREQLLALGGQLFQPPYYFGAYLDVPPITVRADLVRMGLGLELTPMDEGLARTYEWYQRQQRPRPDFSWEDSVLAAIG from the coding sequence ATGGCGCGCGCACTCGTGATCGGTGGTACCCTCTTCATGGGCCGCGCGCTCGTGGATCTGCTCCTCGAGCGCGGTGATGACGTGGTCATCATGCACCGCGGGCACGGCACGCCGTTCGGGCCGCGCGTCGACGAGATCCGGTGCGATCGCAACGACATCGTTGCCGTGCGGACCGCACTCGAAGGGCGCCAGTTCGACGTCGTCTACGACATGGTCTACGACTGGCAGCGTGGCACGACCGCCGATCAGGTGAGCGCGGCCGCGACTGCCGCGGCACAGGGGCTCGCGCGCTACGTGTTCACATCGAGCGTGGCCGTGTACCCGCCGGGCGGCGACCACGACGAAGACGCGCCGCTCGTGCCTTCGGACGTTCCGAATCCGTATGCCGCGCACAAGGCTGACAGCGAGCGCGCCCTCTTCGCGCTGCACCGGGATCGCGCGATCCCCGTGACCACGCTGCGTCCGGCGTTCGTCTACGGCGAGAACAATCCGTTCGAGCGCGAGGCGTTTTTCTGGGATCGGCTCGTGGCCGGCCGCCCGATCCTCGTGCCCGACGATGGGCGGGCGACGATGCAGTGGGTGTATGCTCGTGATGTGGCGCGCGCGGCAGTGCTCGCATCAGCGAGTGACGCGGTCCTCGGGTGCGGCGTGAACCTGGCAAACTACCCGCCCATCACGCAGCGCGAGTTCGTGGAGGCGCTTGGCCGCGCCGCTGGCCGCGCGCCGAAACTGGTGTTCGTCCCGCGCGAGCAACTGCTCGCGCTCGGTGGCCAGCTGTTCCAGCCGCCGTACTACTTTGGCGCGTACCTCGACGTCCCCCCGATCACCGTACGCGCCGATCTCGTGCGCATGGGCCTGGGGCTCGAACTGACGCCAATGGACGAGGGGCTGGCCAGAACCTACGAATGGTACCAGCGCCAGCAGCGGCCACGCCCCGATTTCTCATGGGAGGATTCGGTGCTCGCAGCGATCGGGTGA
- a CDS encoding S8 family serine peptidase: MTPKMYLSVWRGATGNAFPAQVVAANILLFKSAGNWNADAFQDRSNRSAGSVVVGATNSGDARSANTAWGNTVSLMAPGEFMEVAWTGSNSAVSVQSGTSLATPLAAGVAAAILAANSSLSASQLRTTVLNGASSVVVGNGLGVANRVLYSRINPSNSIVASISGPSLVQPGVSCQYVAVVAGSPGPFTYAWSVNGSPAGTNSATLSYTNGGGFHNIAVLVTAPDATSGSSNVAVSVSGGAPSCGE; this comes from the coding sequence GTGACGCCCAAGATGTACCTGTCAGTATGGCGAGGTGCGACGGGCAACGCTTTCCCGGCGCAAGTAGTTGCGGCGAACATCCTGCTATTCAAATCAGCCGGCAACTGGAATGCCGATGCATTTCAGGATCGGAGCAATCGGTCGGCTGGCTCCGTAGTTGTTGGAGCAACAAATTCGGGCGATGCAAGGTCGGCGAACACGGCTTGGGGCAACACGGTCTCGCTAATGGCACCTGGCGAGTTTATGGAGGTCGCATGGACGGGCAGCAACTCAGCCGTGTCAGTGCAGAGCGGAACTTCGCTTGCCACGCCTTTGGCGGCTGGAGTGGCAGCAGCGATCCTCGCCGCGAACTCCTCCTTATCGGCGTCGCAGCTAAGGACGACGGTGTTGAATGGGGCGAGTTCCGTGGTTGTGGGCAACGGCTTAGGAGTCGCCAACCGTGTGCTCTACTCACGGATTAATCCAAGCAATTCGATTGTTGCTTCAATCAGCGGCCCCTCCCTCGTTCAGCCGGGCGTTTCCTGCCAGTACGTGGCCGTCGTCGCGGGATCACCTGGTCCCTTTACCTACGCTTGGAGCGTGAACGGCTCCCCGGCAGGTACAAACTCCGCAACACTCTCATACACCAACGGCGGGGGATTTCACAATATTGCTGTTCTTGTGACCGCGCCGGACGCCACATCCGGCTCGTCAAATGTGGCAGTGAGCGTGTCCGGGGGGGCCCCATCGTGCGGCGAATAA